From Micromonospora rifamycinica, a single genomic window includes:
- a CDS encoding carbonic anhydrase, with the protein MPRSPARPARTPRAALAELLTGNRRFVSGRPVHGHDVTAAAAVASGDQQPYAVLLGCIDSRVPLEAIFDQTFGSICVIRTGAHVLDRAVRGSIEFVVEQLGVTLVMVLGHERCGAVASTVESLRTGRRPDGDLGYVVDRITPAVTDVGPYHPAVHPLAVRRHVRRTVRALRTDELLTGPVAAGTLDIVGALYDLDTGEVTLLDP; encoded by the coding sequence ATGCCCCGTTCACCCGCCCGACCTGCCCGGACGCCCCGGGCGGCGCTGGCCGAGCTGCTCACCGGCAACCGTCGTTTCGTCAGTGGCCGTCCCGTCCACGGCCACGACGTCACCGCCGCCGCGGCGGTCGCCTCGGGCGACCAGCAGCCGTACGCGGTGCTGCTCGGCTGCATCGACTCGCGGGTGCCGCTGGAGGCGATCTTCGACCAGACCTTCGGGTCGATCTGCGTGATCCGCACCGGGGCGCACGTGCTGGACCGGGCCGTGCGGGGATCGATCGAGTTCGTGGTGGAGCAGCTCGGGGTGACCCTGGTGATGGTGCTCGGGCACGAGCGGTGCGGGGCGGTCGCCTCGACCGTGGAGAGCCTGCGCACCGGGCGGCGGCCGGACGGCGACCTGGGGTACGTGGTCGACCGGATCACCCCGGCGGTGACCGACGTGGGTCCGTACCATCCGGCCGTGCACCCCCTGGCGGTCCGCCGGCACGTGCGCCGCACGGTGCGGGCGCTGCGCACCGACGAGCTGCTGACCGGCCCGGTCGCGGCGGGGACTCTCGACATCGTCGGCGCCCTCTACGACCTGGACACCGGCGAGGTCACCCTGCTCGACCCCTGA
- a CDS encoding DUF3145 domain-containing protein, whose translation MPTRGVVYVHSTPLAVCSHVEWAIARVLAAPVNLHWTAQPVDPGARRAECGWTGRPGTGAELAAALRQWPMIRFEVTEEPSAGADGERFMHVPGRGLFRATVGVAGDIQLGEDRLRSIMASVRPEALAHALDKAMGTAWDAELEPYRYAGDGAPVTLLTRVG comes from the coding sequence GTGCCAACGCGTGGCGTCGTATACGTCCACTCGACCCCGCTCGCCGTGTGCTCACACGTCGAGTGGGCGATCGCGCGCGTTCTCGCCGCGCCGGTCAACCTGCACTGGACGGCCCAGCCCGTCGATCCCGGCGCCCGCCGGGCCGAGTGCGGATGGACCGGTCGCCCGGGGACGGGTGCCGAGCTGGCTGCTGCCCTGAGGCAGTGGCCCATGATCCGTTTCGAGGTGACCGAGGAACCCAGCGCGGGCGCGGACGGCGAGCGCTTCATGCACGTGCCCGGCCGGGGTCTGTTCCGGGCCACGGTGGGCGTAGCCGGGGACATCCAGCTCGGCGAGGACCGGCTGCGCAGCATCATGGCCTCGGTCCGCCCGGAGGCGCTGGCGCACGCTCTCGACAAGGCGATGGGCACCGCCTGGGACGCCGAGCTGGAGCCCTACCGCTACGCCGGGGACGGCGCGCCGGTGACCCTGCTCACCCGGGTCGGCTGA
- a CDS encoding alpha/beta fold hydrolase, translated as MPDQRELRLPDGVRLHVEVSGPADAEATVILLHGWTLDGRAWHRQRADLLDRFGDRVRVVSYDARGHGRSSCMALRTATLAQLGDDLAAVVDEVAPTGPVVLVGHSMGGMTVMEYAHRHPADFAARTAGLVFVSTTAEGHTHTAYGLSPRIARLIRVAETTGAGVLARCGSWRPPRPLLRALAPSIRWMLFGDHCSGSDIRLVTSAVARASLRSIGGFRASIGAQHRLDTLAALAHLPAAALVGDRDRLTPPPCAESIAAALPATELTVCPGAGHMLMMERPDEVNAALAGVLHRVLTAVPAGRTSARRPADAPGHRTAAA; from the coding sequence ATGCCGGATCAACGGGAGCTGCGGCTGCCCGACGGGGTACGCCTGCACGTCGAGGTGAGCGGCCCGGCCGACGCGGAGGCCACCGTGATCCTGCTGCACGGCTGGACGCTGGACGGTCGGGCCTGGCACCGGCAGCGCGCCGACCTGCTTGACCGGTTCGGCGACCGGGTCCGGGTGGTCAGCTACGACGCCCGTGGGCACGGCCGGTCGAGCTGCATGGCGCTGCGTACGGCGACCCTGGCCCAGCTCGGCGACGACCTCGCGGCGGTGGTCGACGAGGTGGCCCCGACCGGGCCGGTGGTGCTCGTCGGGCACTCGATGGGCGGGATGACGGTGATGGAGTACGCCCACCGGCACCCGGCCGACTTCGCCGCCCGTACGGCCGGTCTGGTGTTCGTCTCCACCACCGCCGAGGGGCACACGCACACCGCGTACGGCCTGTCGCCCCGGATCGCCCGGCTGATCCGGGTCGCCGAGACCACCGGGGCCGGGGTGCTGGCCCGGTGCGGCTCATGGCGGCCACCCCGCCCCTTGCTGCGCGCCCTGGCCCCGAGCATCCGGTGGATGCTCTTCGGCGACCACTGCTCCGGCTCCGACATCCGCCTGGTCACCTCGGCGGTGGCCCGCGCCTCGCTGCGTTCGATCGGCGGTTTCCGCGCCTCGATCGGCGCCCAGCACCGGCTCGACACCCTCGCCGCGCTGGCGCACCTGCCGGCGGCGGCGCTGGTCGGCGACCGGGACCGGCTCACCCCGCCGCCGTGCGCCGAGTCGATCGCGGCAGCGCTGCCGGCCACCGAGCTGACCGTCTGCCCGGGGGCCGGACACATGCTGATGATGGAGCGTCCGGACGAGGTGAACGCCGCCCTCGCCGGGGTGCTCCACCGGGTGCTGACCGCCGTCCCCGCCGGTCGGACGTCCGCCCGCCGCCCCGCCGACGCCCCGGGCCACCGCACGGCCGCCGCCTGA